ACATTCGAAAATGACGTGGCTTGAATGTGGGCCTGCCAGAAGGCCGGTGTCGGCATCGATCTGGGCGAAAACGATGCCTTCGGGGATGGGAAAGGATGTCGCCGGCAAATTGGCCAGGGCCTGTTTCATGAATCCCATCCAGATGGGGATGGCGGCGGACGCCCCGGTTTCGCCTCTGCCCAGCGACGCCATGTCGTCGAACCCGACCCATACGCCGGTGATGAGCTGGGGCGTGAATCCTTCAAACCAGGCGTCGTTCAGATTGCTCGTCGTGCCGGTTTTTCCGGCAACCGGCCGGTTGAGCGCCAGCACCCTCCTGGCCGTTCCATTTTTCACGACGCCTTCCATCAGGTTGGTCATGATGTAAGCGGTTCGGGGATCGAGCGCATTCTTCTTTTCGGGTTCGAACGTCTCCAGAACATTCCCGTTCTTGTCCTCGATTTTCGTGATGAACAAGGGCTGGATCAACTCCCCCTGGTTGGCGAATACCGAAAAAGCCGTCGTCAATTCGAGCGGCGATACGACCGAGGAGCCCAGGGCAATGGACAGGTTCCTGTCGATCGGGGATTGAATGCCGAGCCGTTTGGCATAATCGACGACCGTATCGATGCCGATGTCCTGCAGAATTTTGACCGTGACGACGTTGAGGGATTTTTCGAGGGCCGTTCGCAGCAGCACCCGGCCATGATACTGGCGATCGTAGTTTTTCGGATTCCAGACCGGATCCGTGTCTTCGTTCTGAAACGAGACGGGCGTGTCCATCATGATGGTGGCAGGCGTGTAGCCCTTGTCGATGGCGGCGGCGTAAACGATGGGCTTGAAAGCCGAGCCCGGTTGCCTTCTGGCCTGGATAGCCCGGTTGAACTGGCTTTCGTTGTAATTCCTGCCGCCGATCATGACCTTGACGTTCCCGTTTCCGGCTTCGATGCAGACGATGGCGCTTTGCACGGCCGGGGTCTGCTCGAGTGAAAAGCGCAGGCCATCCTTGCTGCCTGCCGGGCTTTCCAGGACACGCACCATCGCCACATCACCCGGCTTGAAAACATCGCTCACCTTCCGGACGGCTGCCCCCCGCGATTCGGGATTGGGCTTTCTGGCCCACTTCATTTCGGAAAGCGGCAGGATGCCGACGCTTTTGCCGATCCGGATCAGCGCCCGTTGCTGGGCATCCTGGACATCGGTAACGACCCCTGGCACAATGATGTCGGGCTTGATGTGGGATTCGGGCGTTTTTTCCTGAAGTTCCCTGCAGAACGCCTCGATTTCCATGGGTTCGAGATGCCGGATCGGTCCTCTGTATCCCTGGCGTTTATCCAGTTCCCGCAAGCCTTTCTGCATGGCGTCATAGGCCTGCCGGTGCATTTCGACATTCGCAGCCGTGTACACCTTGTATCCGCCGGTCAGAAAGGCTTCCGATCCGTATTTCGTCTCCAGATAGCGGCGCACATGTTCCGAATAGTAGGAAACGCTTTCCGGGAAAGGCCTGCGGGCCGGTTGCAGTTTCAGCGGGGTCATCATGGCTTCCTTGGCTTCCGCCTCGGAGATGTAGCCTTCGGCAACCATGCGGTTGAGCACATAGAACTGCCGCTGCTTGGCCCGCTCGGGGTAGCGAATGGGCGAATAGCGGGTCGGGGCCTGCGGAAGGCCCGCAAGAACGGCCATTTCCGCCAGGTTCAGTTCCTTGGCCGATTTCCCGAAATAGACTTCAGCGGCGGATTCGACGCCGTAAGCTCCCTGGCCGAGATAAATCTGGTTGAGATAGAGGTAGAGAATTTCGTCTTTCGTGAAGGCCTTGTCGATGCGGTAGGCCAGAATGGCCTCCTTGAATTTCCGCATGAAAGACTTTTCCGGCGTCAGCAGAAAGGATTTGGTCACCTGCTGGGTGATGGTGCTTCCGCCCTGGACGATGCCGCCCGCTTCGATATTCTTGAAAACCGCCCGGGCGATTCCGAGAAGATCGATGCCGGGATGGGAATAAAACCGGGAGTCTTCCGCAGCGATGAATGCCTGTTTGAGTTTTTCCGGAATATCGTTGATCGGCAGAACCCTTCTTCTTTCCCGGAAGAATTCGGCGATGATCTGCCCGTCATCCGCATAGACTTCCGTGATGGCGGGGGGATTGTAATCCGCCAGCGTCTTGATCTGCGGAAGATCTTCGTTGACATAGTAGTAAAAAACCACAAGCGATGGGATACCGACTGCCATTCCGATCAATGCCAGTCGGATCATCCATTTCAACATGCCCGGGAAAAGCGTTCCGCTTTGCGCTTTGGCCCGCTTTTTCAGGATGTCGGATCGTTTCGGCGTCACTGCTGTATGCTCCCAATTCAAATTGCAGCCCGGTTACCCGGATCGGATAACGGCGTTTATCGTGAAAATGCGTCAGTGGGCAACCTGTAGGGGCGACCGGCGGGTCGCCCCTGCGAGTCCCTGCGAATGCCTTGGTCTGTATTACCGCATCTGCCGGAATGACGGGTTGGATGTTCATCTCCGGGGGCGGTCCCACCATGAACATTTGTCGTGAAAATACGAACTCAGGGTTAAGGGATGAATGGGGATTACCGTGAAAACACCCCTCCTCGCGACATGGGGGGAATCGTTGTCGTTATCGTTGTCGTTGTCGTAATCGTAATCGTAATCGAAATTCCCGGCACCCGTCACCCCGGCGAAAGCCTGGGTCCAGAACATGTCCATAACCGGCAATCGAAGCGCTGGATTCCGGCTTCCGCCGGAATGATGGCCGCATTGTCCTCTCCAGCGATGGCGAACAGCATCATGAACCCCCTCCCCTTCATCCGGGGCACGCTTTTTGAAAAGGATTGACATTATAGGAAGGTATGCTAAAAATACAAGATTTTTCGGGGCCGATTTTGGCCATTTCTTTTTTGGGCGGGAGCAACAGAATGGTATCGTTGGATTTTTCCAAACTGGGTGGACTTGTTCCGGTTGTGACACAGGATGCGGCAACGAATGAAGTGCTGATGGTGGCTTTCATGAACGAGGAAGCCTGGAATCACACGCTTCAAACCGGAAAGGCGACCTACTACAGCCGAAGCCGGCAGTGTTTGTGGATCAAGGGAGAAACCTCGGGCAACATTCAGAAGGTTCAGGAAATCCGGATCGATTGCGACAACGACACGGTATTGCTGAAGGTCGAACAGGTCGGCGGCGCGGCGTGTCACACGGGCCACCGGTCCTGTTTTTATCGGAAGTTGATCGATGGCGGGCTGGAAACGATCGGATCACCAGTTTTCAATCCCAAGGAGGTATATCGTTCATGAGTAGAATCCTGAAACTGGGGATTCCCAAGGGAAGTCTTCAAAACGCTACAGTGGAATTGTTCCGCAGATCCGGATGGAAGATCGACATCAACGGCAGAAGCTATTTCCCGGAAATCAACGATGAAGAAATCGAGTGCTCCATCTGCCGGGCACAGGAAATGAGCCGGTATGTCGAAAGCGGCGCGCTGGATGCCGGTCTGACCGGGAAGGACTGGATCGCCGAAAACCACAGTGACGTGCATGTCGTCTGTGATCTCGTCTATTCCAAGGTGAGTGCCCGGCCAGCCAGGTGGGTGCTCGCGGTGCCCTTCGATTCGCCCGCCAAACGGCTGGAAGACTGCAAGGGCATGAAGATCGCCACCGAGCTGGTCCAGTTTACCAAGGATTATTTTGCCGAGCGCAACATTCCCGTTGAGGTGGAATTTTCCTGGGGTGCCACGGAAGCCAAGGTCGTATCGGGTCTGGCGGATGCGATTGTCGAGGTGACCGAAACCGGCAGCACGATCAAGGCCCACGGCCTCCGGATCATTCACGAGCTGATGCAGACCAACACCCGCCTGATCGCCAACCACCGGGCCTGGGCGGATCCGAAGAAACGGGAAAAGATCGAGCAGATCGCCCTGTTGCTCAAGGGCGCTCTCCTCGGTGAAAAGCTGGTCGGGCTCAAGATGAACGTTCCGGAGCAATCCCTCGAGGCCATCGTCGGCCTGCTGCCCAGCCTCAATGCGCCGACGGTTTCCCCCCTGTACCAGACAAATTGGTTTTCCGTGGAAACGGTGGTGCAAAACGGTCTCGTGCGGGAGCTGATTCCCAAGCTGATGAAAAACGGGGCCGAAGGCATCATCGAATATGCCCTGAACAAGGTGATTTGAACGCGAAACACCCGAGAGACGCCGCATCATGCGAAAGGCGAGAAGCGGCTTGGACAAGGCCAGAGGGAAGAAGGCGGGTCAAGACGGAAGATCGGAAGGCGAGTCCGGCCCCGGATAAACCGGCACGGTGACGCTGAAGCACGATCCCATCCCTGGGGTGGAAGAAACATGGATCGAGCCCCCGTGCTGGTGGACGATCTGCCGGGTGATGTACAGGCCAAGGCCGGTGCCTTTCTGACCTTTGGAAGAGAAAAAGAGGGTGAACAATTTGTCCCGGGTTTCCCGGTCCATGCCGCAGCCGTTGTCCGTAATTTCGAATCGGATGCCCTCTGCCACGGGCCGGATCACAAACCGCACCTCATGCCCCGTTTTCTGGGTGTCGCGCAGGCAGGCATCCACGGCATTGTCCAGAATATTCAACAATGCCGCATGCATGGCATTTTCGTCCATCGAAATCGTTTCTTGGCCTACATCGAAATGGCGGATAAATGCGATGCCGTTATCCTCCATGCGCTTTTCCACCGACTGGGCCACGCGTTCCCCGAAATCGGCCAGCCGGACCAGTTGACGCTCCAGTTCCCGCTCCTTGGCGTAATACAGAATATCGAGCACCTGTTTGCGGATCCGTTCCGCACTCAGACTGACCGCCTTCCATCCTTCTTCGATCCGCTGATCGTTCTTTCGCCTGAGCCCGGACTCCAGCATGTAAAGCCCGCCATCCAGGCCTGTCAGCATGCCTTTGATGCCGTGGGCGATCGAACCGATCATCAGTCCGAGGTTGGCAAGCCGATTCTGCAGCTCCGTCTTTTCCCGGATCAGCCGCTCCAGATTCTGGGTATATTCTGTCAGCAGGCGCTTGCTCCTGATTTTTTCGAAGACCTTCTGCAGGGCGATTTCCAGTACATCCACGTGAATGGGCTTGGTGATGAAGTCAGCCGCATGGTCCTTGAAACTGACGATGGCAAGCTCCATGTCTCCATGCCCCGTGATCATGACAAATTCCGTATCCGGGCTCTCATGCTTGATCCGTCGCAGCAGTTCGATACCGTCCATTCCCGGCATCTTGATGTCGGAAACGACTACGGGCGGCCGTTGCGTCCGGAACACTTCCAGCGCTTCCTCGCCGTTCTGGGCCGTAAACACCTCATAGCCCATGTCCCGCAGGGAGATGTCGAGGACATCCCGGATGTCCGCCTCGTCATCGACGAGCAAAATCGATCGTTTCATCGTCACTCTCCCGTACCGGAAAATTCAGGGTGAAGGTCGTTCCCTGCCCTGTTTCGGAGCGCACCTGAATCGTGCCCCCGCATTCCTTCACGATTCCGTAACTGATGGAAAGCCCGAGGCCCGTGCCTTTGCCCACTTCCTTGGTCGTGAAGAACGGCTCGAAGATTTTTTCCCGAATTTCCCTGGGGATTCCAATCCCGGTATCGCTGATTTCGGCCACAACCTGCTCCCCCTGGCGTTTGACAGAGATGGAAATGCGCTTGCCGTTGCCGCCGGTTTCATTCCCGGCCGTTTTGGCTTCGATCGCATCCCGTGCGTTCAGCAACAGGTTGATGAACACCTGTTCGAGCCGGCCCGGATCCCCTACGACGGTTGGCAGCTCCGGTTCCACGTTCCATTCAAGCGCAATGCCCCGCACTTTGAGCTGCTGGCTGAAAATATCCACAGCCCGTTCGAGAACTTCGACGAGCTGGACCCGATCCAGGCAGGCGTCCGTTTTACGGGCGAATTGCCGCATGTGCACAATGATCCGGGTGGCCCGATCCACATTCGCATCGATTTTCTGCAGCATGCTCCCCAGGATTTCCGGTTCCACCGGCTCAGCCCGGAATGCCTTCTTGATCAGGAAAGAGGCCGCCGTCTTGATGACGGAAAGCGGCTGATTCAGCTCATGGGCCACACCTGTGGCCATTTCTCCGAGTGTGGCCATTTTGCTCGCCTGCAGAAACTGCTGCTCCGTTTCGAGCCGCTCCGTGATGTCGGATGTGGTCACCAGCAGCACCTGCTTTCCGGGATATTCGCAGGGTCGCAGCCAGATGTCAGCAAACAGAATCCTTCCCGATTGGTGGATTTGCCGCACCTTGTTGAGAACGGCGGCTCCCCCGAATCCGGCTTCGTATTTCGTTCGTTCGGACTGGGGGAAGAGATCGAGAAAGGAGCGCTTTTTCAGATCCGCAGGCAAGTATCCATACATGGCGGCAACGCTTTCGTTGCAGTCGAGAATGGTCCATTGATCCATTTCCAGGACGAACACGGGGTTTGGGATGTTGTTGAAAATGGCGTGGTATTTTTTTTCGGATCGTTCGAGGCTTTCCTCGAGCTGTTTTCGGCGGGTAATGTCCAGGCAGACCTCCATGACCGCCACGATCTCGCCCGATTCGTTTTTCACTGGGGAGGTTCTGGCTACCCAATGGGTGATGGAACCATCGGGATTCAGCCGACTCTCTTCCCCATAATGGGGTTGGCCGTCCTCAAAGGTCCGCTTCACCGGGCACGGATCACACAGGCTGTCGCGGCCTTTGTAGGCATGGAAGCAGGAATCACCGGTTCGGGCGTTGAAACGCTCCAGAAATTCCCGGTTGCACCGGATGAGGCGAAACGCCCGATCCTGGATGGTGATCAAACAGGGCACCAGTTCGAAGAGATTCTGGTATTCGTCCCGCTGTTTGTTGAGTTCCCGCTGCTGTTTGCCGATTTCCTCCTGCATCCAGGTGATGGCCTCCGCCAGAAGACCCATTTCATCCTGCTGGTTCACTTCGATCGGATGATCGTAGCTTCCCATGCCGATGGCCTTGGTACCCCGGATCAGGGTGTCGATGGGCCGACTGACGAATTTCCGCATGAACATGAAGATCAGAGCGGATGTCACAAAGAACAAAAAGAAGGACAGAATCAGGATGCCGATTTTGTAATGGTTCATCTCGATGTCGGTGGCACCGAGGGACACCACGACATCGAGGGCGCCGAGGATGCGTTTGCCTTCCGGATGAATGTGGCAGGCATCGGTGGAGCAGCCCTTTTCGTTGTAGATCGGGGTGATGATGCCGAGGAGCCTGGCATCCTGGCCGTCAAAGATGCGCGTTCGCTCGGAAAGGGAGAGATCGACGGACGGCGGGTCGCTGTGATGGCAGATGTCACAGGCTTCGGCTTTGATGTTGGTGTAGGTGTTGACCTCCTGGCTCAGATTGGAAAACCGGATCTGACCGCTTTTGTTGTAAATGCGGATGTGTTCGATGCCCGGCTGTTTCCCGATGTTCTGGATGATCTGGGTGATGTCGTCCCGGGAATTGAGCATCATGGCGTAATGCGTTCCCAGCCGGATGGTATTTGTCAGCCGATCCGTGTTTGCAATGACATCTTCCATCACCCGCTTCTGGGAATAGTTGATGTTGAAATAGGCCCAGATGGCCATCGAAGCGAGCAGGGTCGCTCCCACGATGATGGTGAGTTTCGCGAAAAGGCTCTTCTGGATGCGGTCGATCGGTGCGATCATGGATACCGCCCTAAATGCTCATGGACAGGGGTGTTGCCCCCCCCGGGAGGAGCTTTTCGCAGAGCTGCTGCGGGGAAGGGGGCGGTTACGACTACGATTACGATTACGACAACGACAACGACAACGACAACGATAACGATGGCGATGGAGAGATCGCCGATCAAGCGATCATGAGCGGTTTCGAGAGGTTCAGCTCGAGTCCCAGTCGTCCGGGGGAGATTCCGGCCGCCAGTCCGATCAGTTGCGGAAGATACAGAATCGGGATGTCGATCCGATCTCCGGCAGTGGTTGGGGCGCTGTGCTGAAATGCCTCGAGATTGAGCTGGCACATGGGGCATACGGTGACAATGGCGTCAGCGCCTGCGGCGTCTTCCAGGATGCCGCCGATCATGATCAGCGCCGCATCGTGATGGGTGTTGATGTGGGAGGCCCCGCAGCAGGCGGTTGCCATGTGCCAGGGAAAAACCGACGCCCCAAGGGCCTGGATGATCGGCTCCATCGATGTGGGTGTTTCGGGATCGTCGAATACGGGATAGGGCCGAAGGCACTGGCAGCCATAGTAGGGAGCGATCCGGAGGCCGGAAAGCGGTTTGCGGACGATGGCGCCGATAGCAGTGGCGCCGATGTCGCGGCTCAGGATGTCGAGCAGGTGACGAACCCGAACCGTTCCGCTGAGATGCAGGCCATCGACTGCCAGCGCCTCGTTGAGCATGGGCAGGATATCCGGCCTGGTGCGGACGGTTTCCTCGACCCGCTTCAGGTTCAGGTAGCAGGCGCTGCAGGGCACGAGCATCGTCAGCGGTTTACCTGCCGCTTCGGCCAAGGCGAGATTGCGCGCCGGCAGAACCAGAGAAAGCAGGCGACTGGTGAAATCCGCTGCGCTTGCGCCGCAACAGGTCCACCCTTCCAGTTCCTGGAGCTCGGCACCGAGCGCTTCCATGACGGCAAGGGTCGAGAGGTGGTATTCCCTGGCAGACCCTTCGAGCGAACATCCCGGATAATAGCGATAGTTCATGATCGATTCTCCATTTCATCGACTTTCCGGAACAGGGCGCTCAAATCCTTCCGGTGTTTTGCGGAAGGTACAAACGAGAGTTTCCCCTTGCGGATCAGCCGAATGCCAAGCGATGCAAATCGAAATGGCAGCACCGGGTTTCCCATGGCCATGAAAAAACCGCTCATCAGCTCCAGTTCATTCAGCCGGCCGTGTTTGCGCACACTGCTCAGGAAATGGCGATAGAACACCACGGATTCACTGCGTTCGAACCAACCCGATTGGCAGGCGAGGTTTTTCAAATCCGACATGGCTTCCGTGAGCGGCAGTCCCCTCGGGCAGCGAAGCGTGCATCGAAAACACTGCGAGCACAGGAAAAACGTGCGGGACCGGAAGACTTCTTCCGTCAGGCCGGACAATACGAGCCGCCACAAATGCCTCGGCGTCAGGTCCATGGAAAAGGCATTCGGGCAGGAGCCTGTACAGGTGCCGCATTGCATGCATGCAGCCAGTTTTTCCTGAATGGATGAAAGCATGGTTTCTTTCGCTATTGTTGCATGCATGGCATGTTCCTCCGTTTCTGCGATATGAAGAAGAGGCGATCCGAGCCCCCTTTACTCGAAAAATGCCGTCTTGGGAGCGATGAGGGGATGGCGCCTTTGGGTAAGCAACCGCTCCGGGGACCGGGAAATTTCGGGAAGAGCCGAGAAAAACTCAGCGCCCCGGCAGCGTAAGGCCGGCCAAAGGCCAAACCCGCTTCTGTCGGCCACGGTTTGCGCTAATGATCGCCCCTGACGCAGCAGATCCCGTCTTGGGATTTTGTCCGGCCCAACGCTGCCCGGTCGCTTCGGACAGTTTCTCGTCTCTTCCCAAAACTTCCCGGCTCCCTTCGCTCGAACCAGCACTTTCGTACCCGGTAATGCAAGGCGGCTACTTGGGTAGTGGAACCCCAGCCCCAAAGAACCTTTCGAGGATTCCGGGCCTGTCTTCAAGCGGTGGGGCGGGTTCCTTGTTGCGGCGCCAGGAGAAACTGTTTGAAGCGGTCGGGACTCGTTGGCCGGACAGCTTGTCGGGCCGAGGATCGACATAGGGGCAAAGGATGCAGGCTGCGGCCTCATGGCGCGGGGTTTCCCCCTGTCCGGCCGTACGAGGCCGGAACGCTGAGTTTTTCTCCGGCGACGCAACAAGGGACCTGCCCTGCCGCATATGCCCCTAACCCCGTCCTTCCCCATGCCGCCCTTTACCGCCTTCAGTCCCCCGCTCATTTCCTATCGCCTTTTGCCTCTCACCCATCACCCATTGCCCATAACCCATAGCCCATCACCCATCACCCATAGCCCATAGCCTATAGCCCATAGCCTATAGCCCGCCATCGATGATCTCAAACATCTGCTGCGCAAAAAGCCCCTCCACGACCGCAGCGTCGTTCGGACATACGGAGGCGCAGATGCCGCAGGCCCTGCAGGCAAGCGGGTCGATGACGATCCGGTCGATATCCGGATCGAGGCTCCTGGCATGGAAGGGGCATGCCGCCACACACTGCTCGCACAGGCTGCAGATGCTGTGGCGGACGCTGGCCGTCTTTCGAACCTGGTCGAGCGGCCGCTGCGATGCCAGGAAAGGCAGCGCCTGAACGGCGCAGGCCTTTGCGCTCGCAATGGCCTCCGGGATGCTGGACGGTGCAAGACCTGCTCCCGCAACGAAAATCCCTTCCCGCTCCGTGCGGACCGGATGCCATTTGATATCGGCTTCCCGGATGAATCCATCCTCATCCCGACCGATTCCGAAAATTCCGCACAAGGCATCGTCCGCCGCTGGTACCATTCCCGCAGCCAGTATCACCCGATCCGCTTCGATTTCGATTTCGCGCCCGATAATCCGCTCGAAGCTGCGGACCAATACCCGGTCACCCGCCGGTTGAACCACCGGTTTCCGTTCCGGCTCGTAGGTCAGGAAAATCACCCCTGCCTTTCGGGCCTGGGTATAGACCTGCTCGATGGCACCGATGGCCATCATGTCCCGCACCAGCACATAGACATCGATGTCGGGTTTACGGGATTTGAGCGTCATGGCGTGCTTGAGCGATGTGGCGCAGCAGACCTTGCTGCAATAGTTTCGCGGCGAAAAACGCGTCCCGGCGCACTGGATCATGACAACCGTATCGATGCCGGAAAGATCGCAGGACGACTCGGCCAGAAAACGCTCGAACGCAAGCTGCGTCAGAATCCTGTCGTTGACCGGATATCCGCAGAGAGACGGATCGGTTTCCCGGATGCCGGTCGCCAGAATTACGGCTCCATATGTTTCTTCGATCACGCCGTTGTCCGACTGCTCCAGGACCGCCCGGAACCGGCCTGCCTGCCCTGTGCATGCCGCCACCCGGGTTGTCGTTCGGCAGGTGATATTCGGCTGCTGGGTCACCGTATTGACGAGGCTGTCCCGCAATTCCCGAACCAAAGCCCCGTCGATTGTCCGATGGATATCGTTGATACGGCCCCCGATCGTATCGCTTGCTTCGATGAGATCGACGGCAACGCCGAGCTGCGCGAGCGCGATGGCGGCGCTCATGCCGGCAACACCAGCGCCGACAACCAGGGCTCGCGCGATTCCCGAAGGAAACCGCTGCAGCTCCGGTGTGATCCATTTGAGCCGGGCGATTCCCTTCAGGATTTCCCGAAGCACATCATCCGTTTCTTCCGCTGCCTGGGCGAGCCCCTTTTCCGACAGGCTCCGCAGAACCGGCGTGTGGATATCGACAACATCGATCAGAAGCGCCGGCAATTGATACGCTGCTGCCATCACACTGCGTACTTCCGATGGCATCTCGACAGGCCCCGTCCCGACCAGAAGGCGGTTGACGCCGGATGCCGCCGCTTCACCCGCACCGGCCGGCAAACCGGCGGCTTCCCGGGAGCCGTCCTGCCATCGCACCCAGGCCACCTCGGGATTTCGTATCAGTCGGGCTTCGATGCTGGTCCTGTCCAGGGGCTGCAGGGATCGATCATCCCCGGAAAACAACAGAATACCGATTCGCGGCGGCTCCCGGCCGATGGCGGAGAGCCCGTCCGTTTTCCCCGGTTTTGCGGACGCGCCCGCATCTGCGGTATACCCAATGGCCCGAAGTGCCGCGTGCGCGGCAGCCGAGGCCAGCACCATGCTGTCCCGGATGGATTTCATGCCGCCGGCCGATCCGGCAACCACCACTCCTTTTCGATCCGTTTCGTTCCAGTCGAAGGGCCCGGTCAGGGGAAATCCCGATGCGTTCAGGGAAAAACCGAACACCTTCGAGAGGTTTTCCATGTCTTCCGCAGGCCGCTGCCCGACGGCAAGCACCACCATATCCACTGCCTTTGCATGGGTAATCCCGCCATCGTCCACCCAGCGCAGCAGAATGTCATGGGTATCCGGATTGTTGCTGAGCGAATGCGCTCTTGCCCGAACCATCCGGACACCTGCGGCTTCGGCGGCTTCCCGGTAGTGCTGGCCGCTTTTTTCGGGAGTGCGCAGATCCATGTAAAAGATCGATGTTTCACAGGCATCTCCCAGCTTTTCCTTGGCCAGGACAGCCTCTTTGAGCGAGATCATGCAACAGACCGCCGAACAGAAATCGGCTTCCGACTGCAGATCCCGCGAGCCGACGCACTGCAGCCAGGCAATCTTTCGGACCGGCCGGCCGTCTTCGAGCCGGATGAGTTTCCCGCCTGTTGGACCTGTTCCGCTCATGATCCGTTCAAATTCGATGCTCGTCACCACACCTGGGATCAGGCCGTACCCGTAAGGATTTTTCCCGGGAGCCGGATCGAAGAGCGAGCAGCCGGAGCAGAGAACGACGGCTCCGGTTTCCAGATGGATATCCTGCATGGCGAGGATTTGTTGCGCCTGCTGCTCGACCTTCGGCAGGAGGGCTTCCGGATCGAAGGGTTTGATGAGGTAATCGAGTGCGCCCATTTTCAGCGCATCGACGGCTGTTTCCACCGTCGCGTAGGCGGTCATCATGATAACGACCAGATCCGGCAGGACTTCCCTGGCTTTTCGCAGTACCTCCACCCCATCCATCCCCGGCATCTTGATGTCGAGCAGCATCAGGTGATA
This Desulfatirhabdium butyrativorans DSM 18734 DNA region includes the following protein-coding sequences:
- a CDS encoding 4Fe-4S dicluster domain-containing protein, whose translation is MHATIAKETMLSSIQEKLAACMQCGTCTGSCPNAFSMDLTPRHLWRLVLSGLTEEVFRSRTFFLCSQCFRCTLRCPRGLPLTEAMSDLKNLACQSGWFERSESVVFYRHFLSSVRKHGRLNELELMSGFFMAMGNPVLPFRFASLGIRLIRKGKLSFVPSAKHRKDLSALFRKVDEMENRS
- a CDS encoding CoB--CoM heterodisulfide reductase iron-sulfur subunit B family protein, with product MNYRYYPGCSLEGSAREYHLSTLAVMEALGAELQELEGWTCCGASAADFTSRLLSLVLPARNLALAEAAGKPLTMLVPCSACYLNLKRVEETVRTRPDILPMLNEALAVDGLHLSGTVRVRHLLDILSRDIGATAIGAIVRKPLSGLRIAPYYGCQCLRPYPVFDDPETPTSMEPIIQALGASVFPWHMATACCGASHINTHHDAALIMIGGILEDAAGADAIVTVCPMCQLNLEAFQHSAPTTAGDRIDIPILYLPQLIGLAAGISPGRLGLELNLSKPLMIA
- the hisG gene encoding ATP phosphoribosyltransferase translates to MSRILKLGIPKGSLQNATVELFRRSGWKIDINGRSYFPEINDEEIECSICRAQEMSRYVESGALDAGLTGKDWIAENHSDVHVVCDLVYSKVSARPARWVLAVPFDSPAKRLEDCKGMKIATELVQFTKDYFAERNIPVEVEFSWGATEAKVVSGLADAIVEVTETGSTIKAHGLRIIHELMQTNTRLIANHRAWADPKKREKIEQIALLLKGALLGEKLVGLKMNVPEQSLEAIVGLLPSLNAPTVSPLYQTNWFSVETVVQNGLVRELIPKLMKNGAEGIIEYALNKVI
- a CDS encoding sensor histidine kinase — its product is MKRSILLVDDEADIRDVLDISLRDMGYEVFTAQNGEEALEVFRTQRPPVVVSDIKMPGMDGIELLRRIKHESPDTEFVMITGHGDMELAIVSFKDHAADFITKPIHVDVLEIALQKVFEKIRSKRLLTEYTQNLERLIREKTELQNRLANLGLMIGSIAHGIKGMLTGLDGGLYMLESGLRRKNDQRIEEGWKAVSLSAERIRKQVLDILYYAKERELERQLVRLADFGERVAQSVEKRMEDNGIAFIRHFDVGQETISMDENAMHAALLNILDNAVDACLRDTQKTGHEVRFVIRPVAEGIRFEITDNGCGMDRETRDKLFTLFFSSKGQKGTGLGLYITRQIVHQHGGSIHVSSTPGMGSCFSVTVPVYPGPDSPSDLPS
- a CDS encoding ATP-binding protein, which codes for MIAPIDRIQKSLFAKLTIIVGATLLASMAIWAYFNINYSQKRVMEDVIANTDRLTNTIRLGTHYAMMLNSRDDITQIIQNIGKQPGIEHIRIYNKSGQIRFSNLSQEVNTYTNIKAEACDICHHSDPPSVDLSLSERTRIFDGQDARLLGIITPIYNEKGCSTDACHIHPEGKRILGALDVVVSLGATDIEMNHYKIGILILSFFLFFVTSALIFMFMRKFVSRPIDTLIRGTKAIGMGSYDHPIEVNQQDEMGLLAEAITWMQEEIGKQQRELNKQRDEYQNLFELVPCLITIQDRAFRLIRCNREFLERFNARTGDSCFHAYKGRDSLCDPCPVKRTFEDGQPHYGEESRLNPDGSITHWVARTSPVKNESGEIVAVMEVCLDITRRKQLEESLERSEKKYHAIFNNIPNPVFVLEMDQWTILDCNESVAAMYGYLPADLKKRSFLDLFPQSERTKYEAGFGGAAVLNKVRQIHQSGRILFADIWLRPCEYPGKQVLLVTTSDITERLETEQQFLQASKMATLGEMATGVAHELNQPLSVIKTAASFLIKKAFRAEPVEPEILGSMLQKIDANVDRATRIIVHMRQFARKTDACLDRVQLVEVLERAVDIFSQQLKVRGIALEWNVEPELPTVVGDPGRLEQVFINLLLNARDAIEAKTAGNETGGNGKRISISVKRQGEQVVAEISDTGIGIPREIREKIFEPFFTTKEVGKGTGLGLSISYGIVKECGGTIQVRSETGQGTTFTLNFPVRESDDETIDFARR
- a CDS encoding penicillin-binding protein 1A → MTPKRSDILKKRAKAQSGTLFPGMLKWMIRLALIGMAVGIPSLVVFYYYVNEDLPQIKTLADYNPPAITEVYADDGQIIAEFFRERRRVLPINDIPEKLKQAFIAAEDSRFYSHPGIDLLGIARAVFKNIEAGGIVQGGSTITQQVTKSFLLTPEKSFMRKFKEAILAYRIDKAFTKDEILYLYLNQIYLGQGAYGVESAAEVYFGKSAKELNLAEMAVLAGLPQAPTRYSPIRYPERAKQRQFYVLNRMVAEGYISEAEAKEAMMTPLKLQPARRPFPESVSYYSEHVRRYLETKYGSEAFLTGGYKVYTAANVEMHRQAYDAMQKGLRELDKRQGYRGPIRHLEPMEIEAFCRELQEKTPESHIKPDIIVPGVVTDVQDAQQRALIRIGKSVGILPLSEMKWARKPNPESRGAAVRKVSDVFKPGDVAMVRVLESPAGSKDGLRFSLEQTPAVQSAIVCIEAGNGNVKVMIGGRNYNESQFNRAIQARRQPGSAFKPIVYAAAIDKGYTPATIMMDTPVSFQNEDTDPVWNPKNYDRQYHGRVLLRTALEKSLNVVTVKILQDIGIDTVVDYAKRLGIQSPIDRNLSIALGSSVVSPLELTTAFSVFANQGELIQPLFITKIEDKNGNVLETFEPEKKNALDPRTAYIMTNLMEGVVKNGTARRVLALNRPVAGKTGTTSNLNDAWFEGFTPQLITGVWVGFDDMASLGRGETGASAAIPIWMGFMKQALANLPATSFPIPEGIVFAQIDADTGLLAGPHSSHVIFECFKEGTVPQILEAPAETQPGKMAPTQPEDLFKSDM
- the hisI gene encoding phosphoribosyl-AMP cyclohydrolase is translated as MVSLDFSKLGGLVPVVTQDAATNEVLMVAFMNEEAWNHTLQTGKATYYSRSRQCLWIKGETSGNIQKVQEIRIDCDNDTVLLKVEQVGGAACHTGHRSCFYRKLIDGGLETIGSPVFNPKEVYRS